A window of the Streptomyces sp. JB150 genome harbors these coding sequences:
- a CDS encoding anhydro-N-acetylmuramic acid kinase, which produces MRVIGLMSGTSYDAIDAAAADVRLVGDCLVLRPLGMVSERYDAALRAALAAALPPGTCSLAQVCRLDTRIGQAFAAAAHRADRELCDGRAELVASHGQTVYHWAEAGRVYGTLQLGQPAWIAEATGLPVVSDFRPRDVAAGGQGAPLVSLVDLLWLRGRPGTPVALNIGGIANLTAPDGTAFDTGPGCALLDAAARESGGGLSYDAEGALAARGTVRPELLERLLAEPYYALPPPKTTGKELFHAGQLRRALSGLGAMPAADVLATLTRLTAETVADAVRRVGGTEVIASGGGTRNPVLMRMLRERLAGVAVRTSDELGLPADAKEAYAFAVLGFLTAHGLPGTVPASTGARHPSVLGSVTPGRSGLRLPPAARRAPERLVVEASGAE; this is translated from the coding sequence ATGCGGGTGATCGGGCTGATGTCGGGCACGTCGTACGACGCGATCGACGCGGCGGCGGCCGACGTGCGCCTCGTCGGGGACTGCCTGGTGCTGAGGCCGCTCGGCATGGTGAGCGAGCGGTACGACGCCGCGCTGCGGGCTGCGCTCGCGGCGGCGCTGCCGCCGGGGACCTGCTCGCTGGCGCAGGTGTGCCGGCTGGACACCCGGATCGGGCAGGCCTTCGCCGCGGCAGCCCACCGCGCCGACCGCGAACTGTGCGACGGACGCGCCGAGTTGGTGGCCTCGCACGGGCAGACCGTGTACCACTGGGCCGAGGCGGGGCGGGTGTACGGCACGCTCCAGCTGGGGCAGCCCGCCTGGATCGCGGAGGCCACCGGGCTGCCGGTGGTCTCCGACTTCCGGCCCCGTGACGTCGCCGCGGGCGGGCAGGGCGCGCCGCTGGTCAGCCTGGTCGACCTGCTGTGGCTGCGCGGCCGGCCGGGCACCCCGGTCGCCCTGAACATCGGCGGCATCGCGAACCTCACCGCGCCCGACGGCACGGCCTTCGACACCGGGCCGGGGTGTGCGCTGCTCGACGCGGCGGCCCGGGAGTCCGGCGGCGGGCTGTCCTACGACGCGGAAGGCGCCCTCGCGGCGCGCGGCACCGTCCGGCCGGAGCTGCTGGAACGGCTGCTGGCGGAGCCGTACTACGCGCTGCCGCCGCCGAAGACGACGGGCAAGGAGCTGTTCCACGCCGGCCAACTGCGCCGGGCGCTGTCCGGTCTCGGCGCAATGCCCGCCGCGGACGTCCTCGCCACGCTGACCCGGCTGACCGCCGAGACGGTCGCCGACGCGGTGCGGCGGGTCGGCGGCACGGAGGTGATCGCCTCCGGCGGCGGCACCCGCAACCCGGTGCTGATGCGGATGCTGCGCGAGCGGCTGGCCGGGGTCGCGGTGCGCACCTCGGACGAACTGGGCCTGCCCGCGGACGCGAAGGAGGCGTACGCCTTCGCCGTCCTCGGCTTCCTGACCGCGCACGGCCTGCCGGGCACCGTCCCGGCGAGCACCGGCGCCCGGCATCCGAGCGTCCTGGGGTCGGTCACGCCGGGCCGGTCCGGACTGCGGCTGCCACCGGCGGCGCGGCGCGCGCCGGAGCGGCTGGTGGTGGAGGCGTCAGGGGCGGAGTGA
- a CDS encoding TetR/AcrR family transcriptional regulator, with translation MTSQAADRPETVVASRRSKLTPEREQEFFDAVLEQIRECGYDAVTMEGVAARTRCSKSTLYRQWKTKPQFVAAALRSSRRVRFAGIDTGSLAGDLREVARCAAAWSAKDTKLHQALGHAVTQDKELACALREALVEPELAALEEILRRGVERGEVPAGHPALPFVPAQLFGVLRVRPVLDGEYADPDYLVRFVEAAVLPALGLT, from the coding sequence ATGACGTCGCAGGCCGCGGACCGACCGGAGACGGTCGTCGCCTCGCGCCGCTCCAAACTCACCCCCGAGCGTGAGCAGGAGTTCTTCGACGCCGTCCTGGAGCAGATCCGCGAGTGCGGCTACGACGCCGTGACCATGGAGGGCGTCGCCGCCCGCACCCGGTGCAGCAAGTCCACGCTGTACCGGCAGTGGAAGACCAAACCGCAGTTCGTGGCCGCCGCCCTGCGCTCCAGCCGGCGGGTGCGGTTCGCCGGCATCGACACCGGCTCGCTCGCCGGGGACCTGCGCGAGGTCGCCCGCTGCGCCGCCGCGTGGTCGGCGAAGGACACCAAGCTGCACCAGGCGCTCGGGCACGCCGTGACCCAGGACAAGGAACTGGCGTGCGCGCTGCGCGAGGCGCTGGTGGAGCCGGAGCTGGCCGCGCTGGAGGAGATCCTGCGCCGGGGCGTCGAGCGCGGTGAGGTGCCCGCCGGGCATCCGGCGCTGCCGTTCGTGCCCGCGCAGCTCTTCGGCGTCCTGCGGGTCAGGCCCGTCCTGGACGGCGAGTACGCCGATCCGGACTACCTGGTCCGGTTCGTGGAGGCCGCCGTGCTCCCGGCACTGGGCCTCACCTGA
- a CDS encoding phosphatase PAP2 family protein: protein MNARTEPEEAESAAIARPPLVREFLLVAGLFLVYKLGRRLATGHTGEARRNADRVWDWERAAHLPGEDLVQSLLLHGDTLVRVANAYYATVHFPATAAFLVWLYLRRPGHYLWARRVLAAVTAAALMLHLTFPLAPPRMLAAAGLVDTGRVYGPSVYGPPATDTLSNQFAAMPSLHFGWALMVAIGLVAATRTRRRWLWLLHPLLTLLVIVGTANHYWLDALVAAALLGLALAVLRPPRRRTAPDTADVTTVDAVPDRTDVSGLSADVTSLSGGGTAAPPPLPGQRLPAPAPAPVPSPAAQPALVESAR from the coding sequence ATGAATGCCCGCACCGAGCCTGAAGAGGCGGAGTCCGCAGCGATAGCCCGGCCCCCGCTCGTCCGTGAGTTCCTGCTCGTCGCGGGGCTCTTCCTCGTCTACAAGCTGGGCCGCCGGCTGGCGACCGGCCACACCGGCGAGGCCCGCCGCAACGCGGACCGGGTGTGGGACTGGGAGCGAGCGGCCCACCTGCCCGGCGAGGACCTGGTGCAGTCGCTGCTGCTGCACGGCGACACCCTCGTGCGGGTCGCGAACGCCTACTACGCGACCGTGCACTTCCCGGCCACGGCCGCCTTCCTCGTCTGGCTGTACCTGCGCCGTCCCGGGCACTACCTCTGGGCCCGCCGGGTGCTGGCCGCGGTGACCGCCGCCGCCCTGATGCTGCACCTCACGTTCCCGCTCGCCCCGCCCCGGATGCTCGCGGCGGCGGGGCTGGTGGACACCGGGCGGGTGTACGGCCCGTCGGTGTACGGTCCGCCCGCCACCGACACCCTCTCCAACCAGTTCGCGGCGATGCCGTCACTGCACTTCGGCTGGGCGCTGATGGTGGCGATCGGGCTGGTCGCCGCGACCCGGACCCGCCGGCGGTGGCTGTGGCTGCTGCACCCGCTGCTCACCCTGCTGGTGATCGTGGGCACCGCGAACCACTACTGGCTCGACGCCCTCGTGGCCGCCGCCCTGCTCGGCCTCGCCCTGGCCGTCCTGCGACCGCCACGGCGCCGGACCGCACCGGACACGGCCGACGTGACCACCGTGGACGCCGTACCGGACCGCACCGACGTGAGCGGCCTGAGCGCCGACGTGACCAGCCTGAGCGGCGGCGGTACGGCGGCCCCTCCCCCGCTCCCCGGTCAGAGGCTGCCCGCACCCGCACCGGCGCCCGTACCCTCACCCGCCGCACAGCCCGCCCTCGTGGAGTCGGCCCGGTGA
- a CDS encoding MFS transporter, producing MAEAPTRSRRALVAGSVGNFIEWYEFGVYGYFATVIAARFFTPEGGGEIEALVRTYASFALAFFFRPVGAALFGRLGDRIGRRPVLVLVVTLMTAATTLIGALPTYDTAGALAPWLLTFLRVVQGLSAGGEFGGAVSVLTESAPPGRRGLYGAWQSFTVALGLLAGAGVAALLATVLSEGQVSAWGWRLPFLLALPMGLGALWLRLRLDETPAFRAAGAGAVVRPPGREVVRAVALGAGRIMGWAAAGYTFLVVLPSYLQSTLDASFQQALVATVLANLGFAAAILPAGALSDRVGRRAVMLTGALLVVVLAVPLLNLLQDPGASRVAQGLAVCAAGAVVGLMAGPGPALLAEMFPTTVRYTGLGLAYALSNAVFSGCAGLVITETVERTGNVDVPAYYAAAACAVSALALATATAPARTLATEEAR from the coding sequence ATGGCTGAGGCACCGACGCGGTCCCGCCGGGCACTGGTCGCGGGCTCGGTGGGCAACTTCATCGAGTGGTACGAGTTCGGTGTCTACGGCTACTTCGCCACGGTCATCGCGGCGCGCTTCTTCACGCCCGAGGGCGGCGGCGAGATCGAGGCCCTGGTGCGGACGTACGCCTCGTTCGCGCTGGCGTTCTTCTTCCGCCCGGTGGGCGCGGCCCTGTTCGGGCGGCTGGGCGACCGGATCGGCCGGCGTCCGGTGCTGGTCCTGGTCGTCACGCTGATGACGGCCGCGACGACACTGATCGGCGCGCTGCCGACCTACGACACGGCCGGGGCGCTCGCGCCCTGGCTGCTGACGTTCCTGAGGGTCGTGCAGGGACTGAGCGCGGGCGGCGAGTTCGGCGGGGCGGTGTCGGTGCTGACGGAGTCCGCGCCGCCGGGCCGGCGGGGACTGTACGGGGCGTGGCAGTCGTTCACGGTGGCGCTCGGCCTGCTCGCCGGGGCGGGCGTGGCCGCCCTGCTCGCCACCGTGCTGAGCGAGGGGCAGGTGAGCGCCTGGGGGTGGCGGCTGCCGTTCCTGCTGGCGCTGCCGATGGGACTGGGCGCGCTGTGGCTGCGACTGCGGCTGGACGAGACGCCGGCCTTCCGCGCGGCGGGCGCGGGCGCGGTGGTCCGGCCGCCCGGCCGGGAGGTGGTGCGGGCCGTCGCGCTCGGCGCGGGACGGATCATGGGCTGGGCGGCGGCCGGATACACCTTCCTCGTCGTCCTGCCCTCCTACCTCCAGAGCACTCTCGACGCGAGTTTCCAGCAGGCGCTCGTCGCCACGGTCCTGGCCAACCTGGGCTTCGCGGCGGCGATCCTCCCGGCGGGCGCGCTCAGCGACCGGGTCGGCCGGCGGGCGGTGATGCTGACCGGCGCGCTGCTCGTGGTCGTGCTCGCGGTGCCGCTGCTGAACCTGCTCCAAGATCCGGGCGCGTCGCGGGTGGCGCAGGGTCTGGCGGTGTGCGCGGCGGGCGCGGTGGTGGGGCTGATGGCGGGTCCGGGTCCGGCGCTGCTCGCGGAGATGTTCCCGACGACCGTGCGCTACACCGGCCTCGGGCTCGCCTACGCCCTGTCCAACGCGGTCTTCTCCGGTTGCGCCGGGCTCGTCATCACGGAGACCGTGGAGCGCACCGGGAACGTGGACGTGCCCGCTTACTACGCGGCGGCGGCCTGCGCGGTCAGCGCACTCGCCCTGGCGACGGCGACGGCACCGGCGCGGACTTTGGCGACGGAGGAGGCGCGGTGA